One part of the Sphingobacterium sp. LZ7M1 genome encodes these proteins:
- a CDS encoding DUF4209 domain-containing protein codes for MNPKEIHIKIEDGTYGFDLKQKIYVYRNTNPSQSNILDLILKLLRVDLLDFDTKKLKSDFNDGELSTLKSIDINIIENKEVIARWLDVLLTLDKKYLKENIKLVRTSYADIYHTNGDYIYLMRSVALVRYAKKIFEQDSDVLFEEAKKAVINPKTAYLQKRLLIEMVGAFGLTKCQKEFSQKLNEQISDFYKNHDFDAVRISIETLHSIKSLSAHECRIKLAESYELEADHQVSNKQPNTFYPTISQNYLKGLRLLTSIPSCEELRKRLEKKVAEEQQEDFKMVQTVGVNLFQDIDFQELRVALAELEINSFNDGYRELLNIPIIPQELIEKQVPNVFDSNSFLATAFPQQVKVNNKGAHVATQSVEEGHANFVRTIYRERILAFIHAIKNKMDVYDEVTESFIDELLNRIASPFIPDSRKYLYVIGITKGFNNDFITAAHILMPQVENSLRHIAVQSGVNVTTWEKEKQHENLLGGCLEKLRHIDNSDLIDEMISFLVDGNSRNFRNDLLHGLMEPLEIQKYGMYLWWVTLKLVVQTKVWFPNLK; via the coding sequence ATGAATCCGAAAGAAATACATATTAAAATCGAAGATGGAACTTATGGGTTCGACCTAAAGCAAAAGATATATGTTTATCGAAACACTAACCCCAGTCAAAGCAATATCTTAGACTTAATCTTGAAACTTTTGAGAGTTGATTTACTGGATTTCGATACCAAAAAGTTAAAAAGTGATTTTAACGACGGAGAACTATCCACATTAAAATCTATCGACATAAACATAATTGAAAATAAAGAAGTTATTGCCAGATGGTTGGATGTACTATTAACACTGGATAAAAAATACCTAAAAGAAAATATCAAATTAGTAAGAACATCTTACGCGGATATTTATCATACTAATGGCGATTATATCTACCTAATGCGTTCAGTTGCCTTAGTAAGATATGCGAAGAAAATCTTTGAGCAAGACAGCGATGTTTTATTTGAAGAAGCGAAAAAAGCTGTAATAAATCCAAAAACTGCGTACTTACAAAAGAGGCTTTTAATTGAAATGGTTGGGGCATTCGGACTAACCAAATGCCAAAAGGAATTTTCTCAAAAATTGAATGAACAGATTTCTGATTTTTATAAAAATCATGATTTCGATGCCGTACGCATTTCGATTGAAACACTCCATTCCATCAAATCTTTGAGTGCCCATGAATGTCGAATTAAGTTAGCAGAAAGTTATGAACTTGAAGCAGATCACCAAGTGTCAAATAAACAACCCAACACATTTTATCCCACAATCTCACAGAATTATCTTAAAGGTCTTAGGTTGCTTACGTCTATTCCAAGCTGTGAAGAATTACGAAAAAGGTTAGAAAAAAAGGTTGCAGAAGAACAACAAGAGGATTTTAAAATGGTTCAGACGGTAGGTGTAAATCTTTTTCAAGACATTGATTTTCAAGAGCTCCGTGTCGCTTTGGCTGAATTAGAAATAAATAGTTTTAACGATGGTTATCGTGAGTTACTGAATATTCCAATTATTCCGCAGGAATTGATTGAAAAACAGGTTCCAAATGTATTTGATTCAAATAGTTTTTTGGCAACTGCATTTCCTCAACAAGTTAAAGTCAATAATAAAGGCGCACACGTAGCAACTCAAAGCGTCGAAGAAGGCCACGCTAATTTCGTGCGAACGATTTACAGAGAAAGAATTTTGGCATTTATCCATGCAATAAAAAATAAAATGGATGTCTATGATGAAGTTACTGAATCGTTCATAGACGAGCTCTTGAATAGAATAGCAAGCCCTTTTATTCCAGACAGCCGCAAATACCTCTATGTCATCGGAATAACCAAAGGGTTTAACAATGACTTTATAACTGCTGCTCATATTCTCATGCCACAAGTTGAAAATAGTCTTAGGCATATCGCCGTGCAAAGTGGAGTTAACGTAACTACTTGGGAAAAAGAAAAACAACATGAAAATTTATTAGGTGGCTGTTTGGAAAAACTCCGACATATTGACAATTCCGATCTTATCGATGAAATGATTAGTTTCTTAGTAGATGGGAATAGCCGTAATTTTAGAAACGACTTGTTACACGGACTCATGGAACCTTTAGAAATTCAAAAATACGGGATGTACTTATGGTGGGTGACATTGAAGCTGGTTGTCCAAACTAAAGTATGGTTTCCTAATTTGAAATAA